A single genomic interval of Burkholderia sp. HI2500 harbors:
- a CDS encoding FitA-like ribbon-helix-helix domain-containing protein encodes MANLLVRNVDDSIVQSLREQAAANGRSAEAEHRAILADALGRPKRKTFAQVLMSMPDVGDDADFQRVQDSGEARRVFD; translated from the coding sequence ATGGCAAATCTACTGGTGCGTAACGTGGATGACAGTATCGTTCAGAGCCTGCGCGAGCAGGCTGCGGCAAATGGCAGGAGTGCCGAGGCCGAACATCGGGCCATCCTGGCCGATGCGCTCGGCCGGCCGAAGCGAAAGACATTTGCGCAAGTGCTGATGAGCATGCCCGATGTTGGCGACGACGCGGATTTTCAACGTGTTCAGGATTCGGGCGAGGCCAGGCGTGTATTTGATTGA
- a CDS encoding type II toxin-antitoxin system VapC family toxin → MYLIDTNIISEIRKGKRTNRGVRAFFTQAAADASPLYLSVVTVAELRRGVDLIRHRGDHPQASALEAWMATILSGYAPNILPVDIEISQMWGHLRVPDPTQELDKLIAATALINDLTVVTRNVADFARTGVRLLNPFD, encoded by the coding sequence GTGTATTTGATTGATACGAACATCATCAGCGAAATCAGGAAGGGCAAGCGAACCAACCGTGGCGTGCGGGCGTTCTTCACGCAGGCCGCGGCGGACGCGAGCCCGCTTTACCTGTCCGTCGTGACGGTTGCTGAACTTCGCCGCGGCGTCGATCTGATCCGTCATCGCGGCGATCATCCTCAGGCGTCGGCGCTCGAGGCCTGGATGGCGACCATCCTGTCCGGCTATGCGCCGAACATCCTGCCGGTCGACATCGAGATCAGCCAGATGTGGGGGCATTTGCGCGTGCCCGATCCGACGCAAGAACTCGACAAGCTGATCGCGGCCACCGCGCTGATCAACGATCTCACCGTGGTCACGCGCAACGTCGCGGATTTCGCCCGCACCGGCGTCCGGCTGCTGAACCCGTTCGACTGA